One Gordonia zhaorongruii DNA segment encodes these proteins:
- a CDS encoding DUF2505 domain-containing protein — MARRLSYSARYEHPAEKLYQAQMQRRYWDALMEGFRELTPISNVEEFESSDAGMRVVLKQTLTREMLPPIAQTVMMKDMIITRVETLGAFDAASTEGTYTASIPAGPGSLNGEQELFPTESGCTIRKTTEVKVFLPFINGKLEQLMLVNLVDLFRGEGEFTADWVAKNLA, encoded by the coding sequence ATGGCAAGACGGCTCAGTTATTCCGCCCGCTACGAGCACCCGGCGGAAAAGCTCTACCAGGCGCAGATGCAGCGCAGGTACTGGGATGCCCTCATGGAGGGGTTCCGGGAACTGACTCCCATCTCGAACGTCGAAGAGTTCGAATCCAGCGACGCGGGTATGCGCGTGGTCTTGAAGCAGACCCTCACCAGGGAGATGCTTCCACCGATCGCGCAGACCGTGATGATGAAGGACATGATCATCACGCGCGTCGAGACGCTCGGCGCGTTCGATGCGGCGAGTACCGAAGGCACGTACACCGCGTCGATCCCGGCGGGGCCGGGTTCCCTCAACGGCGAGCAGGAGCTGTTCCCGACCGAGTCCGGCTGCACCATTCGCAAGACCACCGAGGTGAAGGTGTTCCTGCCGTTCATCAACGGCAAACTGGAGCAGTTGATGCTCGTGAATCTCGTCGATCTGTTCCGCGGGGAAG
- a CDS encoding alpha/beta fold hydrolase yields MAKGTARTVGKWALIAGATAAGVVGAELGTIAGYLLREAMRFPKPVQDGPDPLLKAPRKALRSGVVGASDGTLLHVATSGDLESADEILVFIHGWTCNTSFWNPQFNHFTGHRAMVAYDQRGHGLSEMGLVRPSVETLGQDLQAVLEETIPEGKRAVLIGHSMGGMTIMSWAAQFGAGMEEKISGIVLASTAARGVVERQKLVPENIPVFVSPFEPLMETAFVSLPVPLPSTPFAAMLTHYIALGPVARQAHIDFSDDQISACSPKSRAAWGAAMARLDVLDGLEKITVPTAVVVGTEDRLTGVDHADEISGVLARNDVLHSYTKYPGAGHMVPVERGAAFNRLLDDVVGDLSEALSS; encoded by the coding sequence ATGGCCAAGGGCACCGCACGCACAGTGGGCAAGTGGGCGCTGATCGCCGGAGCGACAGCGGCCGGAGTGGTCGGCGCCGAGCTGGGCACGATCGCCGGATACCTGCTGCGTGAGGCGATGAGATTCCCGAAGCCGGTCCAGGATGGACCGGACCCGTTGCTGAAGGCGCCCAGGAAGGCACTGCGGTCCGGAGTCGTCGGGGCCTCGGATGGCACGCTCCTGCACGTGGCGACGTCGGGCGACCTGGAGTCGGCCGACGAGATCCTCGTCTTCATTCACGGCTGGACGTGCAACACCTCGTTCTGGAATCCGCAGTTCAACCACTTCACCGGACATCGCGCGATGGTTGCGTACGACCAGCGCGGTCATGGACTGTCCGAGATGGGTCTCGTGCGCCCGTCCGTCGAGACGCTGGGGCAGGACCTCCAAGCGGTGCTCGAGGAGACGATCCCGGAAGGCAAGCGTGCCGTACTGATCGGGCACAGCATGGGCGGCATGACGATCATGTCGTGGGCCGCCCAGTTCGGTGCGGGCATGGAGGAGAAGATCTCCGGCATCGTGCTCGCGTCGACGGCGGCGCGCGGTGTGGTGGAGCGACAGAAGCTGGTTCCGGAGAACATTCCCGTCTTCGTCTCACCTTTCGAACCGCTGATGGAGACCGCGTTCGTATCACTGCCGGTGCCGCTGCCGAGCACGCCCTTCGCGGCGATGCTCACCCATTACATCGCCCTCGGTCCGGTTGCGAGGCAGGCGCACATCGATTTCAGCGACGATCAGATCTCGGCCTGCTCGCCGAAGTCCCGAGCCGCCTGGGGTGCTGCGATGGCACGGCTCGACGTGCTGGACGGCCTCGAGAAGATCACCGTCCCGACCGCGGTCGTCGTGGGCACCGAGGACCGGCTGACCGGTGTGGATCATGCCGACGAGATATCGGGGGTGCTGGCGCGCAACGACGTGCTGCACTCGTACACGAAGTACCCCGGAGCCGGGCACATGGTCCCGGTCGAGCGTGGCGCAGCCTTCAACCGGCTGCTCGACGACGTCGTGGGCGACCTCAGCGAGGCATTGAGCAGTTGA
- a CDS encoding DUF2505 domain-containing protein, which yields MSSNFEHSVSYPFSVDVLWSMISTEQYWRDLLQQTNGDHGALESFSVEGDKVTVVTKQGVDAANLPKAVTAVRPGDLEIPRKCVFTKAGESITGRMEASVTGAPATISGDIAIIGDPATSRYKGTVDVAIPFVGGKIESAVIDQVVILLDAERDATLDFQQG from the coding sequence ATGTCGAGCAACTTCGAGCACTCGGTCAGCTACCCGTTCTCCGTGGACGTCCTCTGGTCGATGATCTCGACCGAACAGTACTGGCGGGATCTGCTGCAGCAGACCAACGGCGACCACGGTGCCCTGGAGTCGTTCTCCGTGGAGGGCGACAAGGTCACCGTCGTCACCAAGCAGGGTGTCGACGCCGCGAACCTGCCGAAGGCGGTCACCGCGGTGCGGCCCGGTGACCTGGAGATTCCGCGAAAGTGCGTGTTCACCAAGGCGGGCGAATCGATCACCGGACGCATGGAGGCGTCGGTGACGGGAGCTCCCGCCACGATCTCGGGTGACATCGCGATCATCGGTGATCCGGCCACCTCCCGCTACAAGGGCACGGTCGATGTGGCGATCCCGTTCGTCGGCGGCAAGATCGAGAGTGCAGTGATCGATCAGGTCGTCATCCTCCTCGATGCAGAGCGCGACGCAACACTCGATTTCCAGCAGGGTTAA
- a CDS encoding UDP-N-acetylmuramate dehydrogenase translates to MSHAQHSSGAAASNALLSEFTTLRLGGPARALVECTDTASLVETVTGLDRAGEPALLIGGGSNLVVGDDGFDGTAVVVRNTGIDITDDAEQPYVTAAAGTDWDALVAATVDAGYGGLECLSGIPGAAGTTPVQNVGAYGAEVGDLLRAVELLDRATGETRWVGPADLNLGYRTSDLKGRDDHVVLTVEFRLNAGGRSQPIAYRELARTLGVDEGASAPAASVREQVLALRRGKGMVLDPPDHDTWSAGSFFTNPIVDDDRIDETIATIRSRVGHDVAIPRFPAGDGLSKLSAGWLIERAGFTRGYPDDDAPARLSTKHTLALTNRGAATTADLLSLAGRVRDGVRDAFGVELHPEPVFVNCSMPR, encoded by the coding sequence ATGAGTCACGCACAGCACTCCAGCGGTGCGGCCGCATCGAATGCGCTCCTGTCGGAATTCACCACGCTACGACTGGGCGGTCCGGCACGAGCCCTCGTCGAATGCACCGACACCGCATCCCTCGTGGAGACTGTCACCGGATTGGACCGGGCCGGTGAACCCGCCCTGCTGATCGGCGGCGGATCGAACCTGGTCGTCGGGGACGATGGATTCGACGGGACCGCCGTCGTCGTGCGCAACACCGGTATCGACATCACCGACGACGCAGAGCAGCCCTACGTGACGGCCGCGGCGGGCACGGACTGGGATGCCCTCGTCGCCGCGACCGTGGACGCCGGGTACGGCGGTCTCGAGTGCCTCTCCGGGATCCCCGGGGCCGCGGGCACCACCCCGGTGCAGAACGTCGGAGCGTACGGGGCCGAGGTCGGAGACCTGCTGCGCGCTGTCGAACTCCTCGACCGGGCCACCGGCGAGACCCGCTGGGTCGGGCCGGCCGATCTGAACCTCGGCTACCGGACGTCCGATCTGAAAGGTCGTGACGATCACGTGGTGCTGACCGTCGAGTTCCGCCTGAATGCGGGTGGCCGGTCCCAGCCGATCGCGTACCGCGAGTTGGCGCGCACGCTCGGCGTCGACGAGGGCGCCAGCGCACCGGCGGCGTCGGTGCGCGAACAGGTCCTCGCCTTGCGCCGCGGCAAGGGCATGGTCCTGGACCCGCCGGATCACGACACGTGGAGCGCGGGTTCGTTCTTCACCAACCCGATCGTGGACGACGACCGGATCGACGAGACCATCGCGACCATCCGCAGCCGGGTGGGACACGACGTGGCGATCCCCCGCTTCCCGGCGGGTGACGGGCTATCGAAGCTGTCCGCAGGATGGCTGATCGAGCGAGCCGGATTCACCCGCGGTTACCCGGACGACGACGCCCCCGCCCGGCTCTCCACCAAGCACACTCTGGCACTGACCAACCGCGGAGCGGCGACCACCGCCGATCTGCTGTCACTGGCGGGACGGGTCCGGGACGGTGTACGCGACGCGTTCGGCGTCGAGCTCCACCCCGAACCCGTGTTCGTCAACTGCTCAATGCCTCGCTGA
- a CDS encoding DUF2516 family protein — MTVQGLVLDAQIYILWFLTFAAGIPAVIALVHAGITRHDAFTAVDAQSKTFWVAVLAVSVLLIWFGSVMSIWLLFLVGVIASMIYIVDVRVRTDEILNRHWFRKLG, encoded by the coding sequence GTGACTGTTCAAGGCCTGGTTCTCGATGCCCAGATCTACATCCTCTGGTTTCTGACGTTCGCTGCCGGAATCCCGGCTGTGATAGCGCTGGTCCACGCTGGGATCACCCGGCACGATGCGTTCACCGCTGTGGATGCGCAATCCAAGACGTTCTGGGTGGCGGTACTGGCCGTGTCGGTCCTCCTCATCTGGTTCGGCTCGGTGATGAGCATCTGGCTGCTGTTCCTGGTCGGAGTCATCGCATCGATGATCTACATCGTCGACGTGCGGGTTCGGACGGACGAGATTCTGAACCGGCACTGGTTCCGGAAGCTCGGATGA
- a CDS encoding helix-turn-helix domain-containing protein: MSSENQQPDTQESTAEVAVDAVAAAAQDIGGFIRSQRLSAQVSLRQLADRAGVSNPYLSQIERGLRKPSADVLSQIAKGLRVSAEVLYVRAGILEERPASPVRDALLVDDSISERQKQMLLEIYDSFRRENVQPENMQPEIDGEAPVAADVDNTHG; this comes from the coding sequence GTGAGCAGCGAGAATCAGCAGCCCGATACGCAGGAGAGCACCGCGGAAGTGGCGGTCGACGCTGTCGCGGCGGCAGCCCAGGACATCGGCGGTTTCATCCGCTCGCAGCGACTCTCCGCGCAGGTGTCCTTGCGGCAGCTCGCCGACCGTGCCGGTGTGAGCAACCCGTATCTGTCGCAGATCGAGCGCGGGCTGCGCAAGCCGTCTGCCGACGTGCTGTCCCAGATCGCCAAGGGGCTCCGCGTGTCCGCCGAGGTCCTGTACGTGCGCGCGGGCATCCTGGAGGAGCGGCCCGCCAGCCCGGTGCGCGATGCGCTCCTCGTCGATGACTCGATCAGTGAGCGGCAGAAGCAGATGCTCCTCGAGATCTACGACTCGTTCCGCCGGGAGAACGTGCAGCCCGAGAACATGCAGCCCGAAATCGACGGCGAGGCACCCGTGGCCGCCGACGTTGACAACACGCATGGGTAA
- a CDS encoding MerR family transcriptional regulator — MTEYRINDLAQVSGVSVRNIRVYQDRGLLPAPTIRGRTGWYSDEHLVRLNLISRMLERGYTFATISELLHAAHYGMKVEHVLRAAPKSSRLANFKRAATITLTELKKSLDASDRAISLSQRLGLLTKDGAHYAVRNPEALAGAEALVKAGVDLEVLLDVWVRVEQDLEDVAHNFVSLITDKYFDENLPGMGDKSFAQLAGLIQTVRPMAHDIVEAAFSKALDDEISRAVGRASSYFDQHDGTESAVD; from the coding sequence GTGACCGAGTACCGCATCAACGATCTCGCCCAGGTCTCGGGCGTCAGCGTCCGCAACATCCGCGTCTACCAGGACCGCGGGCTCCTCCCGGCGCCGACCATTCGCGGCCGGACCGGTTGGTACTCGGACGAGCACCTCGTCCGGCTCAATCTGATCTCCCGAATGCTCGAACGCGGCTACACGTTCGCGACGATCAGTGAGCTTCTGCATGCGGCGCATTACGGGATGAAGGTCGAGCACGTTCTTCGCGCCGCCCCGAAGTCGAGCAGGCTGGCGAACTTCAAGCGCGCGGCGACCATCACACTCACTGAGCTGAAGAAATCCCTCGACGCGTCGGATCGCGCGATCAGCCTCAGTCAGCGACTGGGCCTGCTGACCAAGGACGGCGCGCACTACGCCGTCCGCAACCCCGAGGCACTCGCCGGCGCGGAGGCGCTGGTCAAAGCCGGCGTCGACCTCGAGGTGCTGCTCGATGTGTGGGTCCGCGTGGAACAGGACCTGGAGGACGTGGCGCACAACTTCGTCTCGCTGATCACCGACAAGTACTTCGACGAGAATCTGCCGGGTATGGGCGACAAGTCGTTCGCGCAGCTCGCCGGCTTGATTCAGACCGTGCGGCCGATGGCGCACGACATCGTTGAAGCGGCATTCAGCAAGGCGTTGGACGATGAGATCTCGCGTGCAGTGGGCAGGGCGAGCTCGTACTTCGACCAGCACGACGGCACTGAGTCGGCCGTCGACTGA